The Sinomicrobium kalidii genome contains a region encoding:
- a CDS encoding single-stranded DNA-binding protein produces MNAIKNKVQLIGRLGQDPEFVNFEDGNKIARFPLATNDNYKDKNGEKVKRTYWHNIVVRGGLVNVVENYVEKGKEIAVEGKLATRSWEDRDGNKRYITEIVCNELLLLGK; encoded by the coding sequence ATGAACGCTATTAAAAACAAAGTACAATTAATAGGACGATTGGGGCAGGATCCTGAATTTGTCAATTTTGAAGACGGAAACAAGATAGCCCGGTTTCCACTTGCAACAAATGACAACTACAAGGATAAGAACGGGGAAAAAGTGAAACGGACGTACTGGCACAATATAGTAGTTCGCGGGGGGCTGGTCAATGTAGTGGAAAATTATGTAGAAAAGGGAAAAGAGATCGCCGTAGAAGGTAAGCTGGCCACGCGATCCTGGGAAGACCGGGACGGGAATAAGCGATATATAACGGAGATTGTTTGTAATGAATTGCTATTGTTGGGCAAGTGA